ATTAAACCTTTTCTAGAAAGAATCAAGTCTTAAAAAGATGAACTACTTTTCAGAGCGAGTTTTTTGTTTGAGAAAagtcataaaataattaaataaaaataattttataaattaatataatttaacttgatttgttaaattataaaattatttttattataaaatagatctgacaaattatataaagttacgtcaatttataaatttttttttatgaaattcatTTACTGTAGCACTGATCTTTTTATTCTGTTTTTTGAAGTTCACATTTGAGCACCAATTACCCAGATGGTTTCGGTTGGGGCCTAACCAAAACATGCCACTTGTCGCAATTAGGTATGAAGCTTGTGGAATGCCTTGCCCTTTTGTATTTGTCGTCGACCCTATTCAggagataaatattttatatgtatgtatatttctGCCACCAGAATATGCTCGTTAGAACTACGTCTTTTAAGTCTAGGATTTTCCGGTTCCCCAAAAGCCTCCAGATAACAGATCTCGTTTGTTTTTGTAGATGAGATCAGATGATAtgcattaaaataaaagtttaaaattaaataaaataatgttagaacatatttttttaatattatttttattttaagatttaaaaaagttgaattatttattatattttatatagaaatttgaaaaaattataataattaaatgagttgATATGAGATAAAAAGTTTTATGAAACTGAACGAGCAAATTTAATTCTTTGGCATGGAAGCATGAAGTTATGCAAAAGCTAAATTTATACCATGATATGCAAAGCTAAACTCGAACCATATGCCACTCAGAACCGGTAGCAATATTCATAAAATACATTCAACCCTGCGAAAATATAACAGACGGGAAACTGGAAAAGCACGATGCGGCAGTGCCATATGCAACTTACCTCTATAGCTTTTGTTTCTTCACACCGATTAGTGTTGTTTctaaattataagtaaaaggCCAAGCCATTAAATGGAAAACTGAAGAAAGGAAGAATGCTTGCAAGTAAAAAATGGTGCATCAATGACGCTGCCAACAAAATATTACAACCACCAATGAGGTGTCTAAATCCTGGTCAAATCTATTTTAATCCCGAGAATGATCCCCAAAACTCTGTCTCAGGCCCTCCATCAAGATGCCTGGCAGTTGCCGGTGATCGATTATTGATACCTATCATTTGTCACATAATTATATCTCACATTATAATCATAGAGTAAAATTCTAGAGAACAGTTCATCCAtacttcaaaacaaaagtaTCAGCCACAAAATAAATGATGTGATATGAAGAGGAAATACTTTTCCATTTCCCTTTCCTAATGACTACAAGAGTTGACTCTCTTACTTATATCTGTATGTCATATAGGCAGGCACTTTGTGAAACAACAATCAAGAAATGCTATAAACTTACATCAGCCAGACTGTGAGGAGCAGCACtccttgattattcatcttccACTGAAATACTTGAAAGCAACCTAAgagagatttttcatgaaaggGAACACATAATTTCACCCAAATTGCTCTAAACGAGACAATAGCAAACAAGGGCACCAGAACCTAGATTAGCAAAATACCAGAATAGAGAAAGGAAGACTAGGAGAATAACATAGCCGATCTTTAAAAACCGCTGTTTTTTCTCCCATCTCAGTTGGTTATAGATCTCAGTTACGTCAACCAAGTGCCGCCGCTCCATGTACCTGATCAACATGTTATAAATCATCTCAGATGCAATGTTTAATCTGGAGCCTGACATGAACAAAGACTTATCTCATGTCAAATCTGAAATTGCCCACATCAAAGCAAATTAAATGGGTCTTGGGAGTCAGAAAGACTACTGAATGGTATTCTTCGCATGAATGAATGCTTGAATCATGAGTTTACCTTTTTTTGGGGGGGATGAGTGCATTAATCTGAAAGTTTTctgctatatacagtcacttttgcatactcCTTATGCActccactgatgtgattggtcaaaacaattatattaaaaaaaagtgacgcAACCAATCATAGTGTGCAAGgagtatgcaaaagtgactgtatgtagcagaaCTCATAGACCGAACTAGTGcaagattcaaaattttaatttcaataccCAGATTAGAATGATGTATAGCAGAAGGGTAAATGCTGTTAATTGCTAACGTTATTTTCTGATGACACGATGGTTTATTAAAGAATTTATACCTTTATGAAGAAAGCTTTCAAATTCAAAGTCAGAAGtgcaatttgtttcaaattccATTTCACAAAACAAAAGGATTTCCAAGTCCTTTCACATTCTAGTCAACAAGAATAATGGCACAGGAGAGGTACTTTTTAACATGAAATTATCAGAGAGGATAGTGTCCAGGGCAAGCACTTAAAAGGTGGGACATCTTCATTGCTAATTAAACCCAAGGCCAGGTACTTGTAGATAATTCTGTTTTACAAGTAAgataacatataacaaatgaAAATGCACAACCGTAGATAATTGACTGTTGCAATGAAGGATGATACTCATCTTATATCACAAAAGAAAACGTATAGAACAAGTTATCAAATGCGTGTAGCTGATAACTCGTAAGGATAAATGACTGTGACTTGAACCCTTATCCTTGtctaagttgtttctttttattttcttacagATGATAAAGTTTCACTTATCGGCCTCAAAGTAAAGAGTAAAACATGTACTGCTCAAAAAAGGTTCAAAATCCTTAGTTAAGTTCGCTCCATGCAAAGTAGAAGGATTTTCAATTCAGCTGAACGCAATAACCAGTCTCCCATAATGCATAtgtaattataagataaaatCTCCAATCTAAATACCAAATATGCGTGCTACTTCCAGTTGCAATTATTTAACACCAGGATGCATTGCCCGTATTCTCCCCTTTATCAACGTATAACTTACATCAAAATGTTAACTGACATAAAGGTAAGTTTTAAAGCGCATAATCCAGTCATGTTGGGTGCCTTTCCCGACAGGAGAAATTTAACTTGACTCACGATGTTGTTGTAGGAGTGGGTGAGAAGAAGACCTACAATCTCACGTTGTAACATAGGTATGGGAGAGAGAACACAAACGTAAGCCAATTTCCagtaagaagaaagaagaagcacAAGGCCCCCTGAGCTATAAACTCAGGCAAAACAACCCTGTTTATCCGAGATGCTGAATCATATGGATTGATATAGTCATACTCAAGGTCCACCAAGCACATAAGCTGCAATAAACATCTTCAAAACTCAGTTTCTTGAAGTTTTCAAACACtagtaaagaaagaaaaacataattttcagcCTAGTATTTGACTTAAAATGCTCAGCGCTCGtgctattttttaatttaacaatTAATATTCCACTCCAAAATTTACTTTCACTTCAGCTCAATATCACAAATCCCCTAATACAATAATATATGGTATAATGATATCCTTATACGCGTATCCAAAATTATCCAGCTGTAGTAATGATCCCTATGGTACATTATGGTTCTACTGCATAAAAATTGCAATTCCTAAAAgcatttacttttctttttttttttccacaacaATCTAACGAAATACCCCAAATTGCGAATCCAGCATTGTCAACGATGAGCATAGGGACATAATTGTGTTGGtataacaaacaaaataaatttgaagagAAACTAAAAATCGAAAAGGAAAAGGTAAGTTGGTGGAGGAAGCAAAACTACCTGGAAAGCGAGGGTGCATAGCAGACCTAGAAGGAAGAAGAACGAAAATAGCCATAACCACAGAGTCACCATGGCCCTTGTCTTCTTCTCTGGCTCCCAGTGTTTTCActgcttctttcttcttcttttttcctgagCTTCGCGGCTCCTGTATATGCTGGCGTTGTGATTTCACCACTACACCATTTCTGTTTCTGATAGTCGGTTCGACCTTTTCAATCCAGTTGTATGCTCTCTGAATTCGTTACAGTCAAGAACACTGCCTCCCTCCCCCTTTCTCTGTCTCTCCTCGTTCCCTTTTTTGTAAAGTTCATTACAGTgaatacctctctctctctctctctctgttcttttttgtttttcaaagcttatttttcttttaaaggataaagaaaaaaaaaaaaacaaaagttaagGCCTTTAAAGGATATGATCGGGCCATAATAAAGTTACTCGTACTTGTATCACTAATTGGGCCAATTAAACGATTCCTATGCCAACTTCACAACGGCCCACTTAGATGCCACGGCGTCGTTTAAGTGATGGACTACCAGACTGACTGGTTTGTTTTCTTGAAGGAGACGAAAGAGAGATGCTTTGAGATGTAAAACCGGTCTGGGCAtgattgttctctctctctctctctctctctctctctggcccTAGCTCTCTAGTTCTCTCGTCCTGTCTCAGCTCTCTAATTATCAACGAGCCATGACGAAGCAGCACTCCAACTGGTCTCCATACGACAACAATGGCgggtaactctctctctctctctctctctacccacaCGTACGACGCTGTTGATTTTTGTTTGGTACGCTATTGATCTTTTATACGTGCAACAGATCCTGCGTTGCAATCGCCGGAGCCGATTACTGTGTCGTCGCTGCAGACACTCGCATGTCCAGTGGTTACAATATTCTCACCCGCGATTACTCCAAAATCTGCAAATTGTATGTTCCTTTATACCTACAGTTTCTTGTTTCTTGTTTTgcactttttagtttttttgagCGACGgtcttgttctttttcttttctttttttcattttcttttgtgatatattaaaaatattgggATTGGTGGTTAAAGTTGATTTTCAGCTATGACATTTGGAGCTCATATTGGTTTCCACTTGTGTGATTGTATCGCTTCACTGTCATTTAAGTAAGAAAATATCGGATTTGAGTTGGCACAATATTTTCGAAAAAATAGTGTGTTAGAGTTTCATCCTCTGTAATTATCGAGTTTACTCAATATGGTACTTGGGTTGCGCCTTTTGCGCTTTTTAATAAAGATTTCTCACCTGTCAAAACATGGATTCATTCAATaattggaaaagaaattggaagTGTGGGATTCTTGTGATTTTTTAAGGATGCAAATGTTTAGGAATTTTAATGAAGTTGGGTTGGGTGAGAAGTGAAGGATAAAAGGGAAAAGCTTTGCACAATTCGTGGACTAGGGAATTTTACTAGTCTTCACTTTTGGAAATATTgcttatgaataaaattcttgattacctataaaaaaaaaaaaaagacttttgaAAACATGGTGTAGGTTTTGTGAAATATCGAGCAGTGTTTCCGTGGGCAACAGGTGACTGAAGTCAATTTTTCTTCGGTTTGTTTCTCAACTGTGAATTAGcactttttattcatttttctcgTTTTTGGTGGGCCTGATAGGAAGGTGCTAATGTTGTGGAGGTGGAGAGAGGCTTTAGATCAATTGTCTCAGTTCCTGTACAATGAGTTCATGTCTtaaaaagttttctttcccttGATCTTGCAGAGCGGACAAATCTGTAATGGCATCTTCTGGTTTTCAAGCCGATGTGAAAGCTTTACAAAAGCTCTTGGCAGCCAGGCATTTGGTAAGGTTCAAAAGTGTTTAACTATATACTGAATGTGCTGTAATATATCTTCTCTAAGAAGTGAAAGGTGGAAGCATACCATATTGAGTAGGTTTATATCCATATATTTGAACCAGACTCAAAGCATGGCCAAATTTGTTTGACTTTCTAAATATCCAATAACTTGCATTTGTTTGTAGTTTTGGCTCCTTTTGTGTTTTGGTTTGTGTCGGATGTCTTCTTTTTGcttctttgtaaattttaaagGATACTTGCAATAGGATTGCTATGTGGAAAGACGTGGGGGGAAAGGTTTCTctgtatttctttttttgattggtaaacaaatttttattgatcaaaagaaggcaaaagcccaagtatacGGGATACATACAAGAGCAGCGCCTAGGCTTGCTAATTTAGAGATACAAGGAAAGAAAGGTTTCTCTGTATTTCAGATAAGAGTCAATTTCTGCAGATTTCTCCCATGGGTAGTGGTgagaactattttttttttgataggtaagggGTAGTGGTGAGAACTGAAGAATAATATAGTTTATTTTAGACCTATAGTTTATATGAAATGAGAAACTTTTTATAGCAGATGTCTCGTAATAAAGTCTTAGTGAGACTGCTTTCCACTAACAGGAACTACTGGCTTTTGGTGATGGTGGTCACTCATGGATAATCGGATGGGGGCGCTCACCATCTACAAATTAATCATAAAGTTTAAGCTAAGATTTTGATTACTATCGCTAGTCTTGTTGCTGAGAACGAAGTATTGTTAGGGGAGGGTTGGTAATAACAACGATCATATATTGAAGCTCTGGATTAATTTCTGAAGAGCTTGTATATGCCATACACCCATTGAAAGATAAGCATTCAGCTTCATGAAG
This genomic interval from Carya illinoinensis cultivar Pawnee chromosome 2, C.illinoinensisPawnee_v1, whole genome shotgun sequence contains the following:
- the LOC122301234 gene encoding protein cornichon homolog 4-like, giving the protein MVTLWLWLFSFFFLLGLLCTLAFQLMCLVDLEYDYINPYDSASRINRVVLPEFIAQGALCFFFLLTGNWLTFVFSLPYLCYNVRLYMERRHLVDVTEIYNQLRWEKKQRFLKIGYVILLVFLSLFWLLSSISVEDE